In the Schaalia hyovaginalis genome, ACCCGACCCCACCGTCATCGACCAGCGGGTCGCCTTCGGAACCTCGGGCCACCGCGGCTCCTCATTGGACGCGAAGTTCAACGAGGGCCACATCGTCGCCATCACGAAGGCCATCGTCGAGTACCGCGCCGAGCAGGGCTACGACGGCCCGCTCTACATCGGCCGGGATACCCACGCCCTGTCCGAACCGGCGTGGCGCACGGCCCTCGAGGTCCTCGCCGCCGCCGGCGTCACCGTGAAGATCGACTCGCGCAACTCCTACACGCCGACTCCGGCCGTATCGGTGGCGATCCTCGGGGCGAACGGCGCCCCCGGGGCCCTGCGCACCGACGGCCCCGGCCTCGCCGACGGCATCGTCGTCACGCCCTCGCACAACCCGCCTCGCGACGGCGGCTTCAAGTACAACCCGCCTCACGGCGGACCGGCCGACACGGATGCGACCGGTTGGATCGCCGCCCGCGCGAACGAGATCCTCGAAGAGGGCTGGCGCAAGGTCCCACGCATCATCGGCCCCTCACTCTTCGACGACCCGCACCTGGAGAAGTTCGACTATCTGCGCTTCTACGTCGACCAGCTCGACCAGGTGATCGACATCGACGCGATCCGCGAGGCGGGGGTGCGCATCGGCGCCGATCCGCTCGGCGGCGCCTCCGTCGACTACTGGGCGGCGATCGCCGAGCGTTACGGCCTCGACCTCACGGTCGTCAACCCGAATGTCGACCCGGCCTGGGCCTTCATGACCCTGGACTGGGACGGCAAGATTCGCATGGACTGCTCCTCGCCCTACGCGATGGCGTCCCTGCGCGAGGTGATGACCCCGAACGGGGCCGGTGAGACCCCCTACGACATCGCCACCGGCAATGACGCGGATTCGGACCGCCACGGGATCGTCACGCCCGACGGCCTCATGAACCCGAACCACTACCTCGCCGTCGCGATCGACTACCTCTTCCAGCACCGCCCGGGCTGGAAGTCGGACGCGGCCGTCGGCAAGACCCTCGTGTCCTCGGCGCTCATCGACCGTGTCGTCGCCGCGATGGGCCGCAGGCTCATCGAGGTGCCGGTCGGCTTCAAGTACTTCGTGCCCGGCCTGCTCGACGGCTCGCTCGGCTTCGGCGGCGAGGAGTCCGCAGGAGCCTCCTTCCTCCGCAAGGACGGGACCGTGTGGTCGACCGACAAGGACGGCATCATCCTCGCCCTCCTCGCCTCCGAGATCCTGGCCGTGACGGGCAAGACGCCCTCGCAGCTCCACGCCGAGCTCGTCGAGCGCCACGGCGCCTCCGCCTATGCGCGCATCGACGCGGCGGCGAACCGCGAGGAGAAGGCGAAGCTCGCGGCCCTGGCGCCCGAGGACGTGGCCGCGACCGAGCTCGCCGGTGATGCGATCACGGCGAAGCTCGTGGCCGCCCCCGGCAACGGCGCCCCGATCGGCGGACTCAAGGTGACGACCGAATCGGCCTGGTTCGCGGCCCGCCCCTCGGGCACCGAGGACGTGTACAAGATCTACGCGGAGTCCTTCAAGGGCGCCGAGCACCTCGCCGAGGTTCAGGAGGCCGCGAAGGCCCTCGTCTCCGACGCGCTCGGCTGATCCGCTCATCGAGTTCGTCCCCGCTTCTCGGACCGGATGGCCCGGGAGGCGGGGACGTCTTCGCCTGGTCGCCGACGTCACAATCCGGGGACGCGCCGGTGACGATCCGCCTCCCCGGCACCGCGGTGGGGCGGGGGATCGACATTGATCCCCCGCCCCACCGTCCGTCATAGGACGCTCAGCGCTCCTTCGGGTCCGCCGATCCGTCCTCCCGCCCCCTCGAAGCGCGGAGGGCGACCGCGCGGAACATCAACAAGGCGCAGCCGAGCAGACCGGCGCTTCCGACCGCGTTGAACACCGGGAGCCAGTCGCTGCCCTGATAGGACAGGTAGACGGCGATGAAGTTCGCAATGACGCCGACGACCGCGACGGCGATCAGCATCCAATCCAGGGGGCGCAGAACAGTTCTCATATCCCCTCCTATTGAGCCCAGCAAATCGGTATCCCCGTCGGATTGACGAAGATTTGAATCCCCGTTCCCCACGAGTTGCACAAAGCGTAAAGCGAGCTATGCACCACGAGGGCTCCAGCTATCACGCCCGAAACAACCGGTCCAGCTCCGGTCCACGAAGCGATCATTCCCGCGACTCCCGCGACTCCCGCACCCAGCGCCAAGGCATTACTCAACGCAGAGGCTTGACAACTATTGAGAAACACCGTCGGCCAGAATGTACGCCAGCCGGTACGTCCCACACATGCAGCAGTAGCAGAAACGGTCAACAGGTCACGTGGTCAGGGGTCAGATTCCGCATTGCATCTCTTTGCGCCAGTAACGCTTGTGAGCCATGTTCCCCAAGCCCAGCGTAATATGCGACCGCGAACTCTGAAAGGAATGCTTGATTTAAAACAGGATCTTCGCGAGCCGCAAGATAGTCAAATTTAACACCATCGAAATACAATTTCAGTTCAG is a window encoding:
- the pgm gene encoding phosphoglucomutase (alpha-D-glucose-1,6-bisphosphate-dependent), producing MHERAGTVALTEDLIDVDEVVSAYYDIEPDPTVIDQRVAFGTSGHRGSSLDAKFNEGHIVAITKAIVEYRAEQGYDGPLYIGRDTHALSEPAWRTALEVLAAAGVTVKIDSRNSYTPTPAVSVAILGANGAPGALRTDGPGLADGIVVTPSHNPPRDGGFKYNPPHGGPADTDATGWIAARANEILEEGWRKVPRIIGPSLFDDPHLEKFDYLRFYVDQLDQVIDIDAIREAGVRIGADPLGGASVDYWAAIAERYGLDLTVVNPNVDPAWAFMTLDWDGKIRMDCSSPYAMASLREVMTPNGAGETPYDIATGNDADSDRHGIVTPDGLMNPNHYLAVAIDYLFQHRPGWKSDAAVGKTLVSSALIDRVVAAMGRRLIEVPVGFKYFVPGLLDGSLGFGGEESAGASFLRKDGTVWSTDKDGIILALLASEILAVTGKTPSQLHAELVERHGASAYARIDAAANREEKAKLAALAPEDVAATELAGDAITAKLVAAPGNGAPIGGLKVTTESAWFAARPSGTEDVYKIYAESFKGAEHLAEVQEAAKALVSDALG